The window cctcgttctccctcctcgtttatcctcgtgtctccatcgtctttctgcctcctttttctccttcctggcCCTCCTTTGTTgtcgttcctcttctctcccccgcctgcctcctgtcgtcttccttttccttcgctgtcgctctttcccgAGGGTTCgattcgtctctcgccgcgtctccacctccgtgtctccacctccgtgtctccacctccgtgtctccacctccgcgtctccacctccgtgtctcctttcttgtcGCAGGTGCAGCTGAATCTtccgaagaaaggagacagtcccCGTCGCTTCGAAATGCAGAACGAGGGCAAGGCCTTCTGGGGCACTGTCCTCCGCGGCGTGCCTTTGGGGACGCCTTATGAGTTCGTCATCCACTCCAATTGGAATGACTGCTTCGCCCAGGAAGGCCACGAACTTCACAGGAGTAAGCCACGCATCCACGACCAAACACATGCTCCCTTCTAACTTATGTATATCTACACCTACCTATATGCATCTACACCTATCTGTATCGACTTGTATTCATCTATACacatctgtatctatctctaCCTACCCATACATATCTACACATATCACTCTATCTATATTTATACCTATGTATATCTATGCGTATCCTCACatatctccatatatatatatatatatatatacgtatcaATTTCTACCTACacctatgtatatatagcTATCTGTGTAaatctatatctatctattaCTGactatatctatctgtattTAGAACTCTCTATCTGGGAGATCGCGTTCTCAGGGCCTGACGCAGTTGCACATCTACCGCACCATTGGGTTCGGCGCTCGTTTCCCTCACAGTCTTTGCTCTGAATTCGGTAGGGGCCTAGGGTGTATTTACAGCTGGGCACACACGCGTACCATGACCATacgaacatatatatatatatatatatatatatatatatatgtgcctATAAGTGTAACAGCATAGGTCTGCATCTGCagttctttcttttttcggaGCTTTaagagaggccgaggcggcgtgAAAACACCGCACCAGTGTGAGGGCGAATAGTGTAAAGGGAAGCAGACGGCATGGGCTGACGGCCAGCGGATGGACCCTGAAGGCCAGCTGCGGTGTCGCCGGAGGTACCGTAGAATTTCGAGTCCAAGTGAAAGGCGGCTTTCTCCATCTGTTCCAGTGAGGAACGTCCCAGAGAGAATCTCTGCTACACAGTTTCATCGCTACTGTGGTGAAACTGTACATTTGTACTTCCAGTAGCACTGTCCATGTTCTTCCAAATGGCGGTTCAAAAGGCGCGCCAACAACGCCTTTTTCCCAGCTCTCTCGACAGAGGGTTGCAGATGGGTCATTTTTCCTCGAGTTTTCCGCGGGTCTGTGTGCTCTTTCCACAGGGGATCCTTACGCTCGCCAAACGGACTTTTTCAGCAACACATGCTACGTAACAGACGCCTCGCGATTTCCCTGGACGCACCTCCAAACCTACAACGCCCCTACATGGAACAAACTCATCATCTACGAGCTACACCCAGGAACCTTTAGTCCTGCAGTCGCAGGCCGCACGTAGGAACAAAGTATTTACATATACCTCTGCATATGCCTGCATTGACGTGGATAGATGTATGAAGATTCGCGCGTATTACGGACATTTTGTCTCGATACAGTTGTAGGAGATGCCGGGTTCCACATgcatacctatatatatatatatacctatatatatatatatacctatatatatatatatatatatacacctatatatatatatatataccatGCATATGCGTATGTCTCTTGCCCCGATAATATAATCCTTTCATTTGAATTTTAGGGGGttcgcctctgtgtttcttccaGGGTATTTGAGACCTTGATGGACAAATTGGATTATATTCAGTCGCTGGTAGGTGTTGTTAACGGGGAGAGGAtatgcagagacaccagcAACGACCGGAGAATTCGGGTGtggcgctcttctctgctgatCTGAAGCCGGTTTGCCCAGCCTCTTgatttttctttttctgttcacTTGCATGCGATGGCGTTTTCAgttcttcgcttttttttttcgttGCAATGACCGGTGTACTCCAAAACATGACAGACATGCGTTCCTTCGAGACCCAAGTCCCTGTTCGAGACTCCAAAAGACTTACTCACCTTCCTCCCGTCGCTGCCAATACCCCGCGCAGCTTCCGTGTAGCCCCCGTTTCGCATGTCTTGGTTGTCTTTACTCTTTCTCCTGGGAATCTTGTGAACGAACAGAACTTCAACGCCATCGAGTTCATGCCTGTCCAAGAATTCGGCGGGGAGTGGGGCTACAATCCTCGGCTGCTTCTGTCGATTCACGGCAAGTACGGAACTCCCGACCAGCTGCGAAGACTCGTCGACAAATGCCATGAAAAGGGTGTTGCGGTACGTGCACCCCACaccgaagagacagcgagacagcaagagaaagggaagaacgagaatggagagacagaggcgcagaaTGCGACGGAATGTGCGTGAAGGGCGCAGACGCCAAGTTGCCTGTGTGTTTTCGGGCGCGACTCTGCAAACACTTTGCGGGAGTTCTGAGGTTTTTTTGAATCTCTGAATTGGGCTGCACAATCGCTCATCCGCAACGGAACTCCTTtattctctctcgttctctccttgttcttgttttctcctgtttcctgttctctttcctttttctgtctcctatctcttctcgctctctgtgtctctgttccctttcgcgccttgtctcctgtttttcaCGTACCGCTGCatgcctcgttttctgtctttcaTTCTCAGGTGATTTTCGATCTCGTGCTGAACCACGGAAGCTCAAAGTTGAACTCGCTGTGGAACTGGGACGGGTACGTAGTCTCTGACGGCGTCGCGCGACGGCTCGGAGGCACCAATTTGTCAGGCAAAATGCGGAGAAACTCGCcggccgcgtctccctcgcagGCGAAACGGCGAGTTGAGCTCGTTAGCCTTCAACGTCCTCCGCCACCGTGGAGTTCTCGAAACAAGCTCGACTGCGAGTCCAAAAGGCCAAAACAGGAACGaagtcttttctctctgggaCCGCGAGGCGTGCCCcgaaggagagcgacgacacAGAGGATCGAAAGTTTGCAGCGTGTACACGAATTAAATCCTTTTCTTTTAAAATAAAACCAGGTCCACCCCCCTTTTCGTTTGCGGTGGTCCGCGCGCCCTTCCCAGAGACAGGCATGACAGGAGCAGAGGCTGGGTCAAGAAGCAGAGTGGAAGCTGTGCGATCCTCTGCTCGATTTTTTCAGATACGGCAAGGATTCGTCGGGCGGGATCTACTtcgaaggcggaggcgacagcggctgGGGCCGCAAGTTCAGTTTCCACAAACGCGAAGTTCGCGACATGATCATCGCGGCTgccttctgtttcgtcgAAGAATTTGGGTACGCCCGTGAAAttcgcagagacgcgcagggaCAGCGCAAAGGAcccaagaagaaaggaaggaaaagcgagaaaggggcGAGCTGTTTCAGagggtggagaggagaacgaacTCAAAGTGAAGCAGAGGCGCATTCTGGAGACGAAtgtgagggagagagagcgttgTTGAAAAGGGAGATGCGAATCGTTTCCGGGGAAGACAAAATATTCTTCCGGTTCCAGTCATGTCCAGTGCGTCGGACCCAAGACCTGTGCCGCCTAGGTGGCCAACGGACGGTGTCGAGGCATTCATGGAACTGAACGTTCGGAGCTTTGATAGGTCCAGAACGTTTTCACAGAGTTTATACGCCACTTGGAAACCGTTTCTCACCCAGTACGCGAGGAAAGCcattctctctgcttccctccaAGGCTTCGTCTGCGCGGTTTTAGAGTCACCGTTGACCTGCGAAACACACGACTTGCGAATCTTTCATAAAACCTCGGAAGAAGACGTTACCTTATTCTCAGTACAGAGCAGCCGACATGAAGGACGTtttgtcgcttctttcctcgtgcTCTCCACACGGAGGCATGCCAGGCAAGCGCGTCAGGCGCTCTGTGTGAACGCACGTGTTCTCGCCTTCAAACAGCGCGTTGCCGCCTGAGATTCGTGCGTGCattttctgtgcatgcgggcGCTGTATCCAGAGCCGACGGCTTACGACTCGACTCCGTCCACAATATGCCGTGGGACCTCCTCCAGGTAAGACCCGATCTGCTTTCCAACGCACTCTTTCTGACCTCTCTCACttcacctatatatatatatatatatgtagatagacagatagacacgtacatgtatatgtgtgaGTAtgaatacatacatatgcgtgcatctgcatgcatatctatcCGCATCTACATACGTCAGCTGGTGGATCAGCCACGTAGGTGGAGACTGATATTCTTTGGAGATGCGTACATATAGGTACATGTCAGTGTATGTCGAAAGATAGGTTTGGGCATGGATGGGCGACGTAAGATCGGCACTGTCATGCGGATCGTGCGTGGAGCCTCCCTGCTGTCTGGTGGTGTAGGAGctgacgcatgcagttcgcAGCAAGCATCCGTCGAAGATTTTGATCGCCGAAGTTACTCCGGAAAATCCGCAAATCTGCAACGGCGCGGGTTTCGACTCGTGCTGGATACACTCGACGTATTACGACGCAGTCAAGGTAAGGCGCacctttctgtgtctccttttgtcgACTGTGCCCAGACACCTGTGTTTGGActctgccttctttttctcgctgccgaTCTCTAGCTGCAGTTATGGTCACCTGTAACGCTCTGGCTGGTCGAGAGTAGAACACACATCAGCTCTTGAGGCGATTTCCAGGATTTCTTCCGCATGTTCGGCTTTAGCGGTGCGCGCTTCTTTCTGGGCTCGCATCTCTCAGGTCACGCGTGGCCAAGACGGAAATCACCACGTCGACATGCTCCGCGCAATGATCGACATCCACCGGTGCGTGAGCGAGAGACCAGCGCTACCGGAtacagaagggagacgagatTTTTGAGAGAGAGTTTggccagagagaacgacaTGTAACAGAACGGTGCAAGGCAGCAAGCGGCAAGAGACAAACGGGAGAAGGACAGCCTCTGTGGGTGTCTCATGCGCTCATTTTATCTAGTGTATTTGAAACGCATTCGCTTTCCACCACAAAACATACTTCTGCTAAGCTTTTTGGAGCGCGCGCAGCGCTATTTGCACGGAAACCGGAAGGGTACCCCTCGCTTGCTCGCAACTTCATCCACTGACTGAACCGCACATCAGCTCCACTGATATTTATACCTAAATGGATGAGTGTGTaggcatgcacatgcatgcacgtacATGGTCCCGTGAACGAGAGCCATTGTGAGGAAAGGGGTGTTTCTTTTACTGTTTAACTTCCATTGTGTTTCACGCAAACGCGCAGAGGCTTCCACAAATCGCATCAATGCGTGAACTCTGTCCTTGGCAGCCATGACCAGGCAGGAAACAAACAAGGCGTACGTCCCAAGTTGACCGGTGCTCAAACGCCCTGTGTAGATATACGCTTATAAGCATCCGTCTTTGTTCACTTTTTTATATTTATCCATGTTTGTGTCTCCAGATGTACACAAGCATATAAGGGTGGAGCGTATGTGTCTGTGTATCTGTAGAGCAATACGTAGTTCTCGATGGGCATGCAGGGATGAGTCGAAGCACAAGTTGACGTAGATCGGCAGGCGGTAGATTCCGGCAAATAATTTCGAGTTGACCATCTTTCACCTGTTTCCATTTCACGCCGGGTGCCCTCGCCGACGAAGCTCAgcgggcgcatgcatctcgTCTCATGGGTCTTTTTCcccccccttttctttcagGGACACACCGACGGTCGGGCGGGGCGATACTTTGTGAATTTGTTCGGAGGCAGGAATAATTGGCATAGTCGCGCGCAGTGCCGCATGTGGTAAGTTCACTCTCAGGCAGCGATCGGCGGTTTCCGGATTCCCACTTCGTTTCCCCCCTTGCCGTTTTGAGCGCACGTGCTCTTCTTGCTTGTCTCCCTGTTCTgtcggcgtttcctctctgggTCTCTCCAGCATGCGTGCCTCCTTTAcacttttcctctctctgaaCGACGGTCCTAGTCTTCCTCGAGGTCCATATGTCATCATGCAGAAACAGGGATGTGCCCATCAGCATATGCAGATACACACGTGAATGCATTTGTGTATTTGTGCACATAGTTGTATATCTTTTCGTGCATGTGAACGTATGTGTGGATACGTGCATACAGTTGTACCCGTGTGCATTCGTACGTATTaacatgcatgtatatatatatatatatatatatatagttgtGTATACTTGTGTACATCGTGTATATCTGTGGGCGTGTGCCTGCACTTTTTGGTTCCCTTAAACCATCTTGACGGAGGATCGATCACACAAGGGTGAGACTCAGGCCGCCAATCTCTCCTCACCGCTTGTCGGTCCATCAACCTCTGTTAACCTCCGTTGCGCCTAGAACATAACCGATGTGGAGTAGCATTAATGAGTAGCaggatattgaaatccacACTTTTATCTGTCTTAAGCAGTCCCCAGTGGGGTGGTGGTGTACGGCAGTCATAACGAACCTGGTTTTTCGGGTGACTCGGCTCGGTTTTCCAGGTACAGTTTGCAAGCAGTCAGTCGAGGCCTTCCGATGATGTTCatggggacggagacgcaccAAGACGGCTGGTGGGATTGCGCTGAATCCCACAGGATGAATTGGGGCCTTGTCGACGGCCAGGACTCCCACGCACAGGAAATGATGAAACTGGTAAACGTGCTCTCAAAGGGATCTCATCAAGTTCTATGCATTTAAAAAGCGGGAGTGTGTCGAGATCTTACTCTCCTTTCGCACTTACCCATATACAGGCATGTGTatcgacatatatatatatatatatatatatatgcatgtacgcAGCTGGGAGTGTTTGTGGACTCGTCCTGCATGGTGAAAAATGGGGGCGTTGTCGATATCCACGATGGTTTGGCAGGGCGCATGGGAAGAATTGGGTGAAATGCAATCTCTGTAAAGATCCCAGCCACATCTTTAATCCATGACTGTCGTGCATCCACACGGGTGTATACCTGTGTCAgcacgcgtctctgtcgaTATTATATAAACAGATATGCACATTTATCTTttacatgtacatacatctGCATATCAATAAGGGGTATGCAAGAAGCTCGACTGCGAGACAAGGGCGAACAGAATTTTCGGTTTCTTTGAATTCACGGGAGACAGGCTACCTGGCGTCCAGATTTCTCTGTTGCGAGAGGCAAGTCGGAAGCCTGCGCGATGTGAGTTGTTTCTTAGGTCGCTGCGGCGAACAAActgcgcctttccttcccgaGTTTGACCGACGACGATTCTCTTGTCCGTTTTCCTCACCTTGACTATCAAAACCGCGTCTTGGGTAAGTTGGTcactttcttcccgtctttttccttctctcgtccctcgATTTCAGGCTCTGCGCGTCAAAGTCGAAGGTTTCTGCCGGTTCGAGTTCCCGAAATTGTGCCGCACTTTCTCGTagtctttctcgttctctttcgccttttctcgttctcttccgccttttcgcATTCTGTcctttttgccttcttctgtctaCAGGCTTTGTTCGCGGGTCACTGCTAATTGTGTTGAACTGCTCGGAGTCGCAGTGGGAGAATCGCGACTACGAAGTCCTGACTGAGTGCGCGAATCGAAGCTTCAAGGAAATCTTCAATTCGCAATCCGCTGAGTTCGGGGGATGGGAAGGAAGTTGGTCTTCTCGGGACCGGAatcttgtctcttccgcgcaAGCACGCCTGGCCGTGAATCTGCCGAAATGGTCCGTCACTGTCTACGAGCTTCAGGCTTGAGACAGTCAGCTCTAGCTCTGGGGAACAAGTGCGTGCGCGTGTAttcgcgtttctgtcgccCATGGATGTGCGGTTCGGTACCATTTTACATGGACGCAGATCGGGACCGAACAGTCCAAACGCCTCATGGATACTTGGttggagcgagagagatcgagaggACGTGGCAGACTCGCTTACGCCGTATTCACGTTTCCTTCGCAGGCGTGCACGCGTCGTAGTCTCTGGAAGTAGACAAACTCTTGTGTAAGCATTTGCACGGATGTCTAGACTAGCGGCGTCTCATCGATCCCGGCCACGGTGGGGTTCAATCCCAGACGGGAAATGTCGCACTGAGAACAAGCCAGAAAGCCAGGGTTGGACATTGCGTCGAACcggggaaaacgcatgcggcgCAGAAAGGCGCCGAGGCAAGCGTGAGACGCAAACGTGTGTGTTGCCTGTGCCTTTCGAGTTTCGCCAAATTCAACTCCGATTCTTTCgtggaggaaacgcggaTTCACCGGGAACGCGTTCCTTCTGGCGACACGCGTTTCGGCCTTGTGGGAGGGTTGCCTTGTCTCAGCTCGCCGCCCCCCAAAAAATTCTGCCGTTAAAGTCTGCCTTCTTGGCAAAAAGCAACTCGGCCGAGtcgcagaaaagaggaagacaacagGGGACATCCTGCAGAGAGCGTCTTTCGCGCGTCTTTTTCACAGAACTGAAGAAGCGCTTTAGCCATTTACGCGCTGTCTATACACACGGACCAGCTGTCTCAGCGTATACCTCTGTATGTACGTTTATGTAAAGAGAacctgtgttttttctgagTAAACCGCAACGCGCCGTAGGCTTtcgggagaggagggaaccGTTAAGAACCTTTTGTCGGAGTGGGAGAACTCCGCACTTGAtaacacagaggaaagactCGCGTGACCCTCCATCGTCCTGTGAGCAGCTACATGGTTCCACTGATATATCAATAAAAGTAAacaaatatatgtatttatatgtatatataccGTGAGGAAGATTGGAGGATAGAAACTATTTGTCTGAGAGGAGCAGTTCTAGGGGCTTTCAAAGGTGGGCGCCGGATCCTAAACAGCAGCGGCGCGTCCGGGTTTTTCAGTGTTTCGGGTTGCCTCCATTTTCGCCAAATGGCCACAGAGAGGCTCTGGGTTTCGGAATTCCATTTTCCGCGAATAAGTCTCGGTTCGTGAGTAGAGGAAAATGAAAAAGCAGGCAGGACGGCAAAAAAACAGTCGATGCCTCTCAGGAAAAGGCGCATCGGCGAGAGCAGGGAGGACCGAGAGACGCTGGACTGTCTAGCGTTTccaaaaacgaaagaaaggaaacacaccaaaggaggacgaaggaaagcgaaCCCGACTTGTCCTTTTCGTGGCGCCGAACAATGCACCATCCctcctgttcttttcctttctctctgccggcgccgtctcgcttctcagTCTCTCCTTTACTGGCTTCACCTATCAGTTGCCGTCCACCGCTGCATGCCTCTACACAGGAACCCCTACGTGTTTTGCCACAAATCATTGGGAGACTTGCGTTTGCTTTCTGttgaaagagaggagaaacacatAAGAATTAAGACCCCTCTGGATCGAGATCCCATACACAAGAACTAAATACCTGCATCCGCATGCAGCAATATATGCAATAATAGGTTATATAACTACAAGCTCATGTTACACATATACTACTgcaacatatatatatatatatatagatatatatatccgttATTCGTCCAGGTGCATATACGCATTTCGGGCCCCGCTTTCGTGCGCGGTTGTCTCATAAAGGTCTTGTAGGAATGCAAAGATTCTGAGGCTGAGGCGACTTGGGCGCACGCGGCGAGCCGTCTGCCTGGCAGTCTCGCGTACCGTCCCCGTATAAACAGATCTCgtcatgcatgcagccacaTGTGTTTCGTATTTACGTGAAAATGTATATATCGAGATGTGGACTCACGAAGaaaagcatgcatgcaagggTCCACGCGCTTCATTTTCTGCGAGTTTTGTGTAAGGCATTTACGGGCCCCTCcatcacacacacactcccTTCCACAACATCGCCCCTAGCAAGTGGTCGCGAGCTTTTGTGTCAAAAAGGGATTCTGGGCATCTTGAGTCCGAAAAGCCTCCCGAGTCTCCGAGCGAGGCGCCAGGTGGCTACGAAGcagagcgcatgcaaaaccGCTTCAAAAAAGTTGACTGTTAGAGACGAAAACAGCATTTTTCGGTAAATGGGGCTTTCCCTCGGCGGGGGCGCCGCCCGCAGTTTGTGTGCGTTAATGCTGGCGCTCGACAGCTCAGTCCTGGCGACGAGCCTCTCTgcaaaggaaggagaaaaggaactggAAGATCTggcaagagacagcgacggggACGAGACTGAAAGACGATTCGGTCTCGGGACACGGAATCTCTCCGTCCCCAtagaacgcagagaaacggatTTCACGATTGGCTCTAGagcctctccgtctgcctGCGGATCCGTCGGGCCTTGGcgcccgcgagaagaagtcGGAGCGACCGAGTGTGCTGCGGCGCTACGATCTGGGTTTTGCCACGGAGGCGAAAACTGGAAAGAGCCGAGCGCGCGCTTCgccgagaaaggagacagagcgaaaggagaagacaaTGACAAGGCAGCGACGGACGGTTCGGCAGACGCCGGCGCGACTCTGAAGTGGGATTTCCCCGGAAGAGGGTCCACAGGCTCGGCCCTCGGAGACAAGCCGTCAGGGGAGGCGCCTGATGCCTCAGAGAAAAGTGGAGGAGTGTCCtggaagcgaagcgagacCCTGTGGTCGCgtgggagagagaccgcgcgGTGAGCGAGAGGCGTTGTTGAAGGCGCAAAAACATTGACAGCGGTGAGTTTGATCGCCGCCACGAAACAAAAGAGAGCCCCCGCGAGGTGGAACAGGAGACACCACGTGAAGAACCGCTGGAACGCGTGCACTTCGCACGACGTGCCCAGTTGCGTGTGGCTGACGAGGGCAATgaagccgcaggcgacgccaACGGAGGTGACCATGAACTGCACGACGGCCGACCAGAACAAATCCTGTTTCCAGAGGTTGTGCGTCAAGTCGAGGGTTCCATCGCGgtggagaaagcggaacGCGCCGAAGAACCCAACCAGGAGGAGACTCGTCGACGCCAGCAACAGAAGTCCCCAGAGAGCAAGGATGCGGCGAACTTCCGGTTTGTACGACTGATCGAGGATGTCGACGCAACAGACTGCGTCGAAGGCCTCAGTTCCAAAGATGTCAGGGCCCTCGTAGAGGGGAACCGACGCCTTTCCCGAGGCATGGACAGTGCACGACGAGCCGCCGACATTCGGAGATGTGgggggagcgcgagaaagcgacgcagcgcttgtctcgtcttcttcgctgcgctcctcgtctccgctcgcgAAACCCGCGAGAGGGCCGCCCTCCATGGTGGAATgagccagcgagagaagcagcgcggcggaagaaagacgagacagagagagaacgaagcgagggacggaaagacgCACGGGAAGGGACAGAGCGGAGGAAACGGGGGATGGGAGCGAGCGTCTTCTGGTCTCCGTCTGAGAAACTAAGGGGGTGGCGTGGACGAGAGTTGACGGCAGAGGCTAGATTGCAAGCGACAAATCTCCCCTCACGGCGTTGCGGCGCCCGACGCATGGTGAGTAcactcttccctcgcctgcTCTTGAATGAATACAGACATTGCGCAGCGACAGCTTTTTAGCCGAACCGATTTTGCCTGCTGGCTGCCGTGTGCGAAgccagaggaagacagggacgtcacagtgtctccgctcgctcGGTGTCCCCCTTTGCAGGTCAAATGTGGCGACTGAGAGGttgcgtctccctttccagggagaagaagctgagaaCGAACTGCTCGTTGCGTGGCAGTCTCCTCTGggcctcgcctgcgtcggtTTTGACGAAAAAGTTATCTTCGCCGCTAAGGAAAGACGGCAAGgccggaggaagacagaTGCCAGTGGAGAGACCACTTCGCTTGGCGACTCGAAGTCGGCAAACGCAGCATCTTCCGTCGCTAAAATTCCCTTCTGGACTCTTTGGCAAGACAAGCGTCTCGCGACCTCGGGCACGAAGCGGCTTTGAGCCAGCGAACCCGCGTCAAGACATTTTTTTCTCTTGGTCTCTGAGGTGAAAAAATCCTTCgcaagagggaagaaaggcatATCCCgtgcagcgagagacaacagaCTACAGCTCCACAGCGGACATGCATCTTTTTCCTACACGCGCCCACCGCTAGCTCTCTCACCGCAGATGAGGCAGCGCGCTTCCACAGCCGCTCTCTCAAAACGCGAATGAGAACAGGCGGCCTcggtctcctttttctctgcgatCTAGCCATCGGCCTTCGAGGCTTATTCTGGGTTCCTTCCACGCATGCCTTGTTGTTCGTCTCAAGCGAATTCTCCCTCAGAAAACGCGATTCTGTGCGGCCTATCAAAAGTTTTTCGCTCAGTCCATTTCGCCGTTCGCGCACATTGCTGCGAGATACAGCTCCCAAGACACGCGCGAAAAGGCCTGAATGGCTTCGTGGGaactttccttctcgacgGAACTTCTCCGCAGATTGCCGCTTCTCGATTTCCTACGTGTTTTCACTCGCTGTCCATTTTAGAAACTCCGTTTGACGGGTCGTGTCTTTTGCGACAGCGAGAGTGGCTGCACGGACAGCCCGGCGAGCTTTTCGTCGAGAGACTCGTGGCGAATCGGCGTCCGTGAGTCGCTCGTgcgccgcgtttttctcccttttcggcCCGAGAAGGGAACTTCATCTAAGAGAGTACCCTTCCTCCGTGCAGGGCTGTGCGAAGGCACTGCGAGAAAGGGGACCCAGCTGTGTCGGCGAAATCCATTCCTCGTGCCAGGCCTCGCGCAGGAACCTGCCTACACAAATCGGCGCATTTATGAATGACA of the Neospora caninum Liverpool complete genome, chromosome XII genome contains:
- a CDS encoding putative 1,4-alpha-glucan branching enzyme, yielding MHTTPTHAPCLLFSRDPRVSPPDGPAALASEDKPSQAAAQTKACFVSTADETRICEDSEKMSVGNLRASAKLHGMTDAAPRCCGDSGDFSPDGGDSEQFSSPRPPFSPLSRLPVSAPVGTSHDPATAAESSPGGGAAEEETRAEKEKRSEGVAGFDPTGGRHLAGESEGPSVGSGEGESGAASESEVKSGEAGLRAFPASSSRERHWPQKEKREDALADGASSGCGSREMPNTASQSQGLSGFFAALLGGKEADGAAGPPPRPCGAPGSPCFSPPGEGEVETAIHDTAVARAGTNASSSAFPPPRGCMGQDGEARDEEVEGESAAKNGGRDRGEQSAAESRSTRASEDSLEARDTRELEEAETAQLLREHGGKMGAVVLGDSDEELCLFRLWGPHVAQCWVQLNLPKKGDSPRRFEMQNEGKAFWGTVLRGVPLGTPYEFVIHSNWNDCFAQEGHELHRRDPYARQTDFFSNTCYVTDASRFPWTHLQTYNAPTWNKLIIYELHPGTFSPAVAGRTVFETLMDKLDYIQSLNFNAIEFMPVQEFGGEWGYNPRLLLSIHGKYGTPDQLRRLVDKCHEKGVAVIFDLVLNHGSSKLNSLWNWDGYGKDSSGGIYFEGGGDSGWGRKFSFHKREVRDMIIAAAFCFVEEFGADGLRLDSVHNMPWDLLQELTHAVRSKHPSKILIAEVTPENPQICNGAGFDSCWIHSTYYDAVKVTRGQDGNHHVDMLRAMIDIHRHDQAGNKQGGHTDGRAGRYFVNLFGGRNNWHSRAQCRMWYSLQAVSRGLPMMFMGTETHQDGWWDCAESHRMNWGLVDGQDSHAQEMMKLVAAANKLRLSFPSLTDDDSLVRFPHLDYQNRVLGFVRGSLLIVLNCSESQWENRDYEVLTECANRSFKEIFNSQSAEFGGWEGSWSSRDRNLVSSAQARLAVNLPKWSVTVYELQA